In Peptostreptococcaceae bacterium, the genomic window GATCTGTTATAGCCAAGGCTTTGTGCCCCATTTCAGAAGCTTTTTTGAAGAGTGATTCGGTTGAAGAAACTCCATCCATACTACTCATATTTGTATGGCAATGAAGCTCGATTCTTTTTATAGATTCAGTATCTTTTCGATTATCTGTTTTAGGGATTTTTTCAAAAGAGTTTGTGAATAGTATATTTTCTCTTTCGAATTTGTCATACCGCATATAGCCTTTTATTCTGACCGCTTCGCCTATTTCAATATTCCCAAAACCTTTATCTTTAGCCTCTAAAAATTGTTTTGCTGCCAAAGTATTTTTATGATCTGTTAAATGTACAATTTCAAGATTTTTCCCGCTTTTTAGTACCTTTCTGTCTTTGAAAATAATAATTCCTTCCACGAGGACAGAGCTTTCTTCTTTAAGGAGAGCATCGCTTATTGAAGCGACTTTTCCCTTTAATTTATAGTTTGACTTGCCTCCAAAGTTTTTTGCGTTGCCAACTGATGAAAAATCACTTATAGCCTCTTTAATTTCAATTTCCTTTTCCGTTTCTGTTTGAAAAATATTTTCATTTTCATCATTTATGAAAGAAATGTCAGGTATTATCCCGCTGTATTTTCGTTTTAGTACTTGTTTTATTCTGCTTCTATTTATATCATTGTCCACCTTTAAATATATGCACAGCGTGGCACTTTCTTCGGCCATATCTTTCAATTCCATTTTTGATATGATGCCGCTTAAGTATGGAAATGATTTTTTATAGTTTAGAGTGAATTCCTTTAATAAATCAAGTTGTTTCTTGGGTTTGGGATTGAAAATTAGCTTTATTTCATTCAAAAAACCCAACTCTTTTTTAAGATGGGTTTTTAATGCTTCAGCTTTTTGGTTATCGCAAGGTTCACTTAGAAACACATAAAGCTGTTTTGATTTCTTTGAATAATTGATTTTCTTTATGTCGATTGAATTTATTGCAAAAGGTTTCTCCATGCTTAAAGTACTCCCTTACATTTTCTTGATCTCGTCAATAAGCAGTTCCAATACTTTATCCGGAGATGCACTGCCTATTGTTTCACCTTCTTTGAAAACAAATATCTTCCCTTTAGATGCGGCGATTCCAATATCTGCTTCTTTTGCTTCTCCCGGTCCATTTACTTCGCATCCCATTACTGCAATTGTAATATTTTTATTTTCAAGGTGTTCTTCAACAAGTTTTTTCTCAACTGCGTTGACCAATTTTTCCAAATCTATTGACGTCCTTCCGCATGTAGGACATGATACTATTTTATAACCATAATTGCGTATTCCCAATGTGCTGAGTATTTCCTTCGCTATTTTAATTTCATTAACCGGATCACCGGTTATAGATACACGCAATGTATCTCCTATGCCGTCAAGAAGAAGACTTCCTATGCCAATTGAGGATTTCACTGTTCCTTTGAAGAATGTTCCTGCCTCGGTTACACCTATATGAAGAGGATATTTTGTTTTGCTTGAAAGTCTTCTATACGATTCGACTGTAGTCAAAACATCCGAAGATTTTACAGAAAGAATCAAATCTTCAAATCCGAAACCCTCGAATAGTTCTATGTATTCCAGAGCGCTTTCAGTTATTGCATCAACCGTTGCATGTTTATACCTTTTCCGTATATTACCGCTTAGCGATCCGGAATTTACCCCAATTCGTATAGGCACATTTTTTTTCATACATGCGCATGCTATGCGTTTTAGATTCTCTTCTCTGACTATATTGCCTGGGTTGATTCTGATTTTGTCTGCGCCGTTTTCAACGGCAGCCAAAGCCAAGGCATAATCAAAATGTATATCAGCTATGATGGGCATATCTATGCGTCTTTTTATTTCACGTAATGCTTCTGCAGATTTCATATCCGGTATTGCCAATCTGATTATCTCGCACCCTGCATTTCCAAGACTTTTAATTTGTTCTACGGTATTTTCCACATCCCATGTCTTGGTATTTGTCATTGACTGTATTGTAATCTTGCTATCTCCGCCAATTGGTACGCAGCCACAAAATACCTTGTTTGTTTTATGCCTTTCTATCATGTTACTCTCCCTTTAAAACAATTGTAATCGTCCCAAATCTTTAATTACCATGTAAACCATAAATGCCATAAGAAAAACGAAACCCGCGAAGTGTACAAAACCCTCTTTTTTCGGATCTATAGGTTTTCCCTTTATTATTTCAATCAATATGAAAACAAGCCTTCCTCCATCGAGCGCCGGCAAAGGCAAAAGATTTACAATACCAAGATTTATGGATATGACGGCCGCAAGTGAAAGAACGGAGATAAA contains:
- the ispG gene encoding flavodoxin-dependent (E)-4-hydroxy-3-methylbut-2-enyl-diphosphate synthase, which produces MERHKTNKVFCGCVPIGGDSKITIQSMTNTKTWDVENTVEQIKSLGNAGCEIIRLAIPDMKSAEALREIKRRIDMPIIADIHFDYALALAAVENGADKIRINPGNIVREENLKRIACACMKKNVPIRIGVNSGSLSGNIRKRYKHATVDAITESALEYIELFEGFGFEDLILSVKSSDVLTTVESYRRLSSKTKYPLHIGVTEAGTFFKGTVKSSIGIGSLLLDGIGDTLRVSITGDPVNEIKIAKEILSTLGIRNYGYKIVSCPTCGRTSIDLEKLVNAVEKKLVEEHLENKNITIAVMGCEVNGPGEAKEADIGIAASKGKIFVFKEGETIGSASPDKVLELLIDEIKKM